The Streptomyces sp. NBC_00440 genome contains a region encoding:
- a CDS encoding carbohydrate ABC transporter permease has protein sequence MRQADEAGPPQVSGARDLLTEERESAGRAPAAGPPDTARTGEPGRPVKRRRQWAVVWLLSPAGLVMAAFSVAPILFLVFTSFTDYNQRTLFTGEFNMVGTQQYADMFSDPEFWKSLLRSVLFTVAMVAGSVAIGVGMAQLLTRLRTAMRMTVTVVLIFAWAMPNVASSLVWKWLFQPGYGVVNWLLTQVHVFGDMTNTDWGQNASLAYVSIWLLVVWQAVPFIALTLYASLTQLPVELPEAARLDGAGEWRVWWSVTLPFLRPTLLLVTIMSVIWDFNVFNQIWLVSAGGPDSATSTLGIFAYKTAFVSFRIGQGAALSVITTAILLGITAVYIRNLLRSGEDL, from the coding sequence ATGCGTCAGGCTGACGAAGCGGGCCCGCCCCAGGTGTCCGGCGCCCGTGACCTGCTCACCGAGGAACGGGAATCCGCGGGCCGGGCGCCGGCAGCGGGGCCACCCGATACGGCTCGTACGGGAGAGCCCGGGCGGCCGGTGAAACGCCGGCGGCAGTGGGCGGTGGTGTGGCTGCTCTCGCCGGCCGGTCTTGTGATGGCCGCTTTCAGCGTGGCCCCCATCCTGTTCCTGGTCTTCACCTCCTTCACGGACTACAACCAACGCACCCTGTTCACGGGCGAGTTCAATATGGTCGGCACTCAGCAGTACGCCGACATGTTCTCCGACCCGGAGTTCTGGAAGTCGCTGCTGCGCAGTGTGCTGTTCACCGTGGCGATGGTCGCGGGCAGTGTCGCGATCGGCGTGGGCATGGCCCAGTTGCTCACCCGGCTGCGCACCGCGATGCGTATGACGGTGACGGTCGTACTGATCTTCGCCTGGGCCATGCCCAACGTCGCCTCCTCGCTGGTGTGGAAGTGGCTGTTCCAGCCCGGCTACGGGGTCGTCAACTGGCTGCTCACCCAGGTGCACGTCTTCGGCGACATGACCAACACCGACTGGGGGCAGAACGCCTCTCTCGCGTACGTCTCGATCTGGCTCCTCGTGGTGTGGCAGGCCGTGCCGTTCATCGCGCTCACCCTGTACGCGTCGCTCACGCAGCTGCCCGTGGAGCTGCCGGAGGCCGCGCGACTGGATGGAGCCGGCGAGTGGCGGGTGTGGTGGTCGGTGACGTTGCCGTTCCTGCGGCCGACCCTGCTGCTCGTCACGATCATGTCGGTGATCTGGGACTTCAACGTCTTCAACCAGATCTGGCTGGTGTCGGCCGGCGGTCCCGACTCGGCTACGAGCACGCTGGGGATCTTCGCGTACAAGACAGCGTTCGTGTCCTTCCGGATCGGCCAGGGCGCGGCCCTGTCCGTCATCACCACCGCAATCCTGCTGGGGATCACCGCTGTGTACATCCGTAACCTGCTGCGCTCGGGGGAGGACCTGTGA
- a CDS encoding carbohydrate ABC transporter permease, translating to MRNRRYRAGSPRGGWLNNTLAVLFCLVWIFPVYWMVNTAFKPRSEVMTPTPHFWPSSPTLRNFDAAINQTSFLTNLRNSLIVVGGAVLLAVVLGTFAAAALSRFRFRGRRTIMVSILIVQMLPITALLIPTFLIFNEIGLLGTYIGLIFAYVATVLPFSIWVMRGFFIAIPAEIEEAARLDGASTWQTLTRVLFPLVAPGVIASSIFAFITAWNDYLVAYTFMKSQDHYTLPVWLASFSTPATGTDFGGQMAGSVIFSLPVVVFFLIIQRKLVSGMSAGAVKG from the coding sequence GTGAGGAACCGCCGATACCGAGCGGGAAGCCCGCGGGGCGGATGGCTCAACAACACTCTCGCCGTACTCTTCTGCCTCGTCTGGATCTTCCCCGTCTACTGGATGGTCAACACGGCGTTCAAGCCTCGCTCCGAGGTGATGACGCCGACCCCGCACTTCTGGCCGTCCTCCCCCACCCTGCGCAACTTCGACGCGGCGATCAACCAGACCAGCTTCCTGACCAATCTGCGCAACAGCCTGATCGTGGTGGGTGGCGCGGTGCTGCTCGCCGTGGTCCTGGGAACGTTCGCCGCGGCGGCACTGTCCCGGTTCCGCTTCCGGGGCAGGCGCACCATCATGGTGTCGATCCTGATCGTGCAGATGCTGCCGATCACGGCACTGCTCATCCCGACCTTCCTGATCTTCAACGAGATCGGATTGCTGGGCACCTACATCGGGCTGATCTTCGCGTACGTGGCCACCGTGCTGCCGTTCTCGATCTGGGTGATGCGCGGGTTCTTCATCGCGATCCCGGCCGAGATCGAGGAGGCCGCACGGCTCGACGGCGCATCCACCTGGCAGACCCTGACCCGGGTGCTCTTCCCACTGGTCGCGCCGGGTGTGATCGCGTCCAGCATCTTCGCGTTCATCACCGCGTGGAACGACTACCTGGTCGCCTACACCTTCATGAAGAGCCAGGACCACTACACGCTGCCCGTCTGGCTGGCTTCCTTCAGCACCCCGGCCACCGGCACCGACTTCGGCGGCCAGATGGCCGGTTCGGTGATCTTCTCACTGCCGGTGGTCGTCTTCTTCCTGATCATCCAACGCAAGCTGGTGTCCGGCATGTCCGCCGGCGCCGTGAAGGGATGA
- a CDS encoding beta-N-acetylhexosaminidase, producing the protein MLLPRPISAVPGDGAFVLDASTRITAPGELAPTAHWLQSVLRPATGLPLPVTDAAGPALALTLDPRLPAEGFHLTCGPDGVALAGGDTAGVFYGCQALRQLLPPQIYRTAPVAGVPWAIPYGSVEDAPRFRWRGAMLDVARHFMPKHDVLRFLDLLAVHRMNTLHLHLTDDQGWRVEILRHPRLTEVGSWRRESQLGAAADALNNGRPHGGYYTQDDIREIVAYAAQRHITVMPEIDVPGHSQAAIAAYPDLGVCGAQLETSPRWGINTNILNAEESTLDFFLGVFDEVMDLFPGTFIGIGGDECPKDQWDADPRTRELIRERGLGGSKELQAWFLGRIGAHVAARGRRVFGWDEILEGEVPEGVAVASWRGMTGALTAARRGYDVISCPDDQVYLDYRQSELPGEPIPFAVPLTLADAYGFDPVPEGLTEQESARILGGQANIWTEHMDSPRTVDYYVFPRLCAISEALWSRGERDFDEFRTRLRTHLARLDALGVEYRRESGPLPWQSRPGVPGKPATRDDWAEFIDGLVAHIKT; encoded by the coding sequence ATGCTCCTCCCCCGCCCCATATCGGCTGTGCCCGGCGACGGCGCGTTCGTCCTGGACGCGTCCACCCGGATCACCGCCCCCGGCGAACTGGCGCCGACGGCCCACTGGCTCCAGTCGGTGCTGCGTCCGGCGACCGGCCTGCCGCTGCCGGTGACCGACGCAGCCGGCCCCGCCCTGGCACTGACCCTGGATCCGCGCCTCCCCGCCGAGGGGTTCCATCTGACCTGCGGTCCGGACGGTGTCGCCCTCGCGGGCGGCGACACCGCGGGCGTCTTCTACGGATGCCAGGCGCTGCGCCAGCTCCTGCCACCACAGATCTACCGCACGGCCCCGGTGGCCGGGGTGCCCTGGGCGATTCCGTACGGGTCCGTCGAGGACGCCCCGCGATTCCGCTGGCGCGGCGCGATGCTGGACGTGGCCCGGCACTTCATGCCCAAGCACGACGTGCTGCGCTTCCTCGACCTGCTGGCCGTGCACCGCATGAACACGCTCCATCTGCACCTGACCGACGACCAGGGCTGGCGGGTGGAGATCCTGCGCCATCCCCGGCTGACCGAGGTGGGATCGTGGCGCCGCGAGTCCCAGCTCGGCGCGGCGGCGGACGCACTTAACAACGGGCGCCCGCACGGCGGTTACTACACCCAGGACGACATCCGCGAGATCGTCGCGTACGCCGCCCAGCGGCACATCACCGTGATGCCGGAGATCGACGTGCCGGGCCACTCCCAGGCCGCTATCGCCGCCTACCCCGACCTGGGTGTGTGCGGAGCACAGTTGGAGACGAGCCCGCGGTGGGGCATCAACACGAACATCCTCAACGCGGAGGAGTCGACGCTCGACTTCTTCCTCGGAGTGTTCGACGAGGTGATGGATCTCTTCCCCGGCACCTTCATCGGCATCGGCGGCGACGAGTGCCCCAAGGACCAGTGGGACGCCGATCCGCGCACCCGGGAACTGATCCGCGAGCGCGGGCTCGGCGGCTCGAAGGAGCTTCAGGCCTGGTTCCTCGGCCGGATCGGCGCGCATGTCGCCGCGCGCGGACGCCGGGTGTTCGGCTGGGACGAGATCCTGGAGGGTGAGGTCCCCGAGGGCGTGGCGGTCGCCTCCTGGCGCGGCATGACCGGTGCTCTCACTGCGGCGCGCCGGGGGTACGACGTGATCTCCTGCCCCGACGACCAGGTGTATCTGGACTACCGGCAGTCGGAGCTGCCCGGCGAGCCCATTCCGTTCGCGGTGCCGCTGACGCTCGCGGACGCGTACGGCTTCGATCCGGTCCCCGAAGGGCTCACCGAACAGGAGTCGGCCCGGATCCTGGGCGGGCAGGCCAACATCTGGACCGAGCACATGGATTCGCCCCGGACCGTCGACTACTACGTCTTCCCGCGCCTGTGCGCGATCTCGGAGGCGCTGTGGAGCCGGGGCGAGCGCGACTTCGACGAGTTCCGCACAAGGCTGCGCACCCATCTGGCCCGGCTCGACGCGCTCGGTGTCGAGTACCGGCGGGAGAGCGGCCCGCTGCCCTGGCAGAGCCGCCCCGGCGTACCCGGCAAGCCGGCGACGCGCGACGACTGGGCCGAGTTCATCGACGGACTCGTGGCCCACATCAAGACCTGA
- a CDS encoding RICIN domain-containing protein, with the protein MKPRTGRRAALAATSALAVVLAAGVVGPPTANAATAADAAGTVTLGGKCLDVADGGTANGTAIQLFDCNGGTAQQFGWADDGNVKVLGKCLDVTGGSDANGALVQLHDCAQVNEQKYKYLPDGTIYSAKSGKCLAVQGQVANNSRIGLAPCDPKQAVQKWAAESAPGPKYSLSAGAPVEYGNPDDTPASVFTAKDGRFFYQQSDAEYGAKDPRAWSFYSGSDFDSAKPDPISGAVNPANPQDRNDDTTWRCDNSPTGKEATPTPVTSGYAQPNYCDLAGVWVDPASGDWYGLVHNEFTPSPFGDGMHYDGIDYAVSRNQGKTWSIEDHVITSPYSTKRGDTAQFPKDTYNYGDGDPRLYVDNASGYFYVFYASRVLNKSGGGAIWQQHVARAPISRKMAPSSWKKWHDGAWQSPGTGGAESNIIPSDGNGTGYTAPADEYKPSTGGKAADQVAQGTMPDNSQLTVMNITWNAYLGKYIGTPQNNIAQATNTKSPLHFYATDDLATQKWQDIGSVAENQNASWYRWFLDSETKTTSSVVGRTFRSYCSFECDTYTGEYADITIDPKSKTDLPASPAGSKAQQIKAANGEALSLPGDRTQKWKVTSTGDGFCTVTGSDGRPLRVADGTGGRAWGAAVSLGKAGAKASATSEWYFQQIVKSPAKGGASKATGTYRLVNRYSGLALSLDRHGRAVTAPQDMDAAQVLSLRS; encoded by the coding sequence GTGAAGCCAAGAACAGGACGACGGGCCGCCCTGGCGGCCACGTCCGCGCTCGCCGTGGTGCTGGCGGCAGGAGTGGTGGGCCCTCCCACCGCGAACGCCGCCACAGCCGCCGACGCCGCCGGAACGGTGACCCTCGGCGGCAAGTGTCTCGACGTCGCCGACGGCGGCACGGCCAACGGCACCGCCATCCAGCTGTTCGACTGCAACGGAGGTACCGCCCAGCAGTTCGGCTGGGCGGACGACGGGAACGTCAAGGTGCTCGGCAAGTGCCTTGACGTGACCGGCGGTTCCGATGCCAACGGCGCACTCGTCCAGCTCCACGACTGCGCTCAGGTGAACGAGCAGAAGTACAAGTACCTGCCCGACGGCACGATCTACAGTGCCAAGTCCGGCAAGTGTCTGGCCGTACAGGGGCAGGTCGCGAACAACTCGCGGATCGGGCTCGCCCCGTGCGACCCGAAGCAGGCGGTGCAGAAGTGGGCCGCCGAGTCGGCACCCGGCCCGAAGTACAGTCTGTCGGCCGGTGCCCCCGTCGAGTACGGCAACCCCGACGACACCCCGGCCTCGGTGTTCACCGCGAAGGACGGCCGGTTCTTCTACCAGCAGTCGGACGCGGAGTACGGCGCGAAAGACCCGCGTGCGTGGAGCTTCTACAGCGGCTCCGACTTCGACTCCGCGAAGCCCGACCCGATATCCGGCGCGGTGAACCCCGCCAACCCGCAGGACCGCAACGACGACACGACGTGGCGCTGCGACAACAGCCCCACCGGCAAGGAGGCCACCCCGACTCCGGTCACCTCCGGCTACGCCCAGCCCAACTACTGTGACCTGGCGGGTGTGTGGGTGGACCCGGCCAGCGGTGACTGGTACGGCCTGGTGCACAACGAGTTCACACCGAGCCCCTTCGGCGACGGTATGCACTACGACGGCATCGACTACGCGGTGTCCAGGAACCAGGGCAAGACCTGGTCGATCGAGGACCACGTCATCACCTCGCCGTACAGCACGAAGCGCGGTGACACCGCCCAGTTCCCGAAGGACACCTACAACTACGGCGACGGCGACCCCCGCCTGTACGTGGACAACGCCTCGGGATACTTCTACGTCTTCTACGCCTCCCGGGTGCTGAACAAGTCCGGCGGCGGTGCCATCTGGCAACAGCATGTGGCGCGCGCCCCCATCTCCCGGAAGATGGCGCCGTCGTCATGGAAGAAGTGGCACGACGGCGCCTGGCAGTCGCCGGGCACCGGCGGAGCGGAGTCCAACATCATCCCTTCGGACGGCAACGGCACCGGCTACACCGCGCCCGCCGACGAGTACAAGCCGTCCACCGGCGGCAAGGCCGCGGACCAGGTCGCGCAGGGCACCATGCCGGACAACTCACAGCTGACCGTCATGAACATCACCTGGAACGCCTACCTGGGCAAGTACATCGGCACCCCGCAGAACAACATCGCCCAGGCCACCAACACCAAGTCCCCGCTGCACTTCTACGCCACGGACGACCTGGCCACCCAGAAGTGGCAGGACATCGGCAGCGTCGCGGAGAACCAGAACGCATCGTGGTACCGGTGGTTCCTCGACTCGGAGACGAAGACCACCTCCAGCGTGGTGGGCAGGACGTTCCGCTCGTACTGCTCGTTCGAATGCGACACCTACACAGGTGAGTACGCGGACATCACCATCGACCCCAAGTCGAAGACCGACCTGCCCGCCTCCCCGGCCGGCAGCAAAGCCCAGCAGATCAAGGCCGCGAACGGCGAAGCGCTCTCGCTGCCCGGCGACAGGACCCAGAAGTGGAAGGTCACCAGCACCGGTGACGGCTTCTGCACGGTCACCGGAAGCGACGGCCGACCGCTGCGCGTCGCGGACGGCACAGGAGGCCGCGCCTGGGGCGCCGCTGTCTCCCTCGGCAAGGCGGGCGCCAAGGCATCGGCCACGTCCGAGTGGTACTTCCAGCAGATCGTGAAGTCCCCGGCCAAGGGCGGCGCTTCGAAGGCCACAGGTACGTACCGCCTGGTCAACCGCTACAGCGGGCTCGCGCTGAGCCTCGACAGGCACGGTCGGGCCGTGACCGCCCCACAGGACATGGATGCGGCCCAGGTACTGTCGCTCCGTTCCTGA